Proteins found in one Chthonomonadales bacterium genomic segment:
- the ftsW gene encoding putative lipid II flippase FtsW, translating to MSGRAPRRRLHIDSALLHLTLALLVVGVAAVFDASYARSLDARSIGYDGFHYLKRQAVFAAVGIAVMLLAMHIGTATLRRLAVPLLGVAIAGLIAVWLPVVGIEDGGANRWVGWGPIRAQPSEFAKLALVLYLAALVSRRGYPIRDLREGFLPPLFVVVVVAALIEREPDLGTALVVALTGLTVLFTAGARARHIGAIAAIGLVAVVLATVTHPYRIDRVRVLLDPSVDPLNAGFQVRHGLIAVGSGGLTGQGIGAGREKYFLPAFNTDYIFATVAEETGLIGSLLVVALLGGLGMRAFVVARRHGEPFGQLVAVGIASMICWQGLINIAVVTGCVPATGVPLPFVSYGGSSLVLLLGGVGLLLGIASQSAMPGARTIPGPRGRAAPPRGRRSA from the coding sequence GTGAGCGGGCGAGCGCCGCGGCGCAGGCTGCACATCGACAGCGCACTGCTGCATCTGACCCTGGCGCTGCTGGTGGTCGGCGTCGCCGCAGTGTTCGATGCGAGCTACGCTCGCTCGCTTGACGCGAGATCGATCGGCTATGACGGCTTCCACTACCTGAAGCGTCAGGCGGTCTTCGCCGCGGTCGGCATCGCGGTGATGCTCCTCGCGATGCACATCGGCACCGCGACGCTGCGGCGCCTGGCGGTCCCGCTCCTGGGCGTCGCCATCGCCGGGCTGATCGCCGTCTGGCTACCGGTGGTCGGCATCGAGGACGGCGGCGCCAACCGGTGGGTGGGCTGGGGGCCGATTCGCGCGCAGCCGTCCGAGTTCGCCAAGCTGGCGCTCGTGCTCTATCTGGCGGCGCTCGTGTCGCGTCGGGGCTACCCGATCCGCGATCTGCGCGAGGGCTTTCTGCCCCCGCTCTTCGTCGTCGTCGTCGTCGCCGCGCTCATCGAGCGCGAGCCCGACCTTGGCACCGCGCTCGTGGTAGCGCTCACGGGCCTCACCGTGCTCTTCACGGCCGGCGCACGCGCCCGGCACATCGGCGCCATCGCGGCGATCGGGCTGGTTGCGGTCGTCCTGGCCACCGTGACGCACCCGTACCGCATCGACCGCGTGCGGGTTCTGCTGGACCCGAGCGTCGATCCGCTTAACGCTGGCTTTCAGGTTCGGCACGGACTGATCGCCGTCGGGTCGGGCGGGCTGACCGGTCAGGGCATCGGCGCGGGACGGGAGAAGTACTTCTTGCCGGCCTTCAACACCGACTACATCTTCGCGACGGTGGCCGAGGAGACCGGGCTGATCGGCAGCCTGCTCGTCGTCGCGCTCCTCGGCGGCCTTGGGATGCGTGCCTTCGTGGTGGCGCGCAGACACGGCGAACCGTTCGGGCAGCTCGTAGCGGTCGGCATCGCATCGATGATCTGCTGGCAGGGGCTCATCAACATCGCGGTCGTGACCGGTTGCGTTCCGGCCACGGGCGTCCCGCTCCCCTTCGTCAGCTATGGCGGCTCCTCACTCGTGCTGCTGCTTGGCGGGGTCGGGCTTCTTCTGGGCATCGCTAGCCAATCGGCGATGCCCGGCGCGCGGACGATTCCGGGGCCGCGCGGCCGGGCGGCGCCGCCGCGCGGGAGGCGCAGCGCGTGA